From Carettochelys insculpta isolate YL-2023 chromosome 3, ASM3395843v1, whole genome shotgun sequence, a single genomic window includes:
- the LOC142010710 gene encoding uncharacterized protein F54H12.2-like: MQTSIEKSIYIEVLPLSAFTEAAPIDFFIVGNGIDYMDLNNKLLYLCCKIVKGDGTDLPRDAKVGLVNYPVAFIFSQLDVTLAEHVISQSNNCYPYRAFIESVLNYSEDTLATQFSAGLFYKDTPGQHKKTELDGGNQGIVRHARLTALSRTIELLGHLHSDLFFQEKLLLNRVDVKIKLTHSKDAFCLMGEAAEGFKLCIVSASLFVKKVWVAPGVRLGHAEALLTANAKYAVDRVGMKVFSIPAGSWVSNQENLFLGQLPKMLVLGFVDNDAFSGSYTKNPFHFKHYDINFVALYVDDEQIPTKPLQPDFEAGRRAREYMNLVQTAGTHMKDCSLLIDHEEFELGYTLFAFDLSPDQECADHYSLIKTGNLRAEIRFGKALMAVVNLIVYGVFDNVIEINQMRNVLFD; encoded by the coding sequence ATGCAGACCAGCATCGAGAAGAGCATTTACATTGAGGTGCTGCCTCTGTCGGCCTTTACAGAGGCTGCCCCTATTGACTTTTTTATAGTGGGGAATGGCATAGATTATATGGATTTAAATAATAAGCTGCTGTACCTTTGTTGCAAGATTGTAAAAGGGGACGGAACTGATCTCCCAAGGGACGCTAAGGTAGGCCTCGTGAATTATCCAGTGGCATTTATTTTCAGTCAGTTGGACGTCACTCTGGCAGAGCACGTGATAAGCCAAAGCAACAACTGCTACCCTTACAGGGCCTTTATAGAGTCAGTGCTCAATTATAGTGAGGACACCCTTGCCACCCAATTTTCCGCCGGCTTGTTTTACAAAGACACACCCGGACAGCACAAGAAAACAGAGCTGGACGGTGGGAATCAGGGGATTGTGAGGCATGCGAGGCTGACGGCTCTGAGCAGGACGATAGAGCTCTTGGGTCATCTGCACAGCGACCTGTTTTTTCAAGAAAAACTTTTGTTGAACAGAGTAGATGTGAAAATTAAACTGACTCACAGTAAAGATGCCTTCTGCTTAATGGGTGAGGCAGCCGAGGGTTTTAAACTGTGCATTGTATCAGCGTCTCTCTTTGTGAAGAAAGTGTGGGTGGCCCCTGGAGTCCGTCTGGGGCACGCAGAGGCCCTGCTTACTGCTAACGCTAAATACGCCGTAGACCGTGTGGGAATGAAAGTGTTTAGCATCCCCGCAGGCAGCTGGGTCAGTAACCAAGAGAACTTGTTCTTGGGGCAGTTACCCAAAATGCTTGTCCTAGGGTTTGTGGATAACGATGCCTTTAGCGGAAGTTACACTAAAAACCCCTTTCATTTTAAACATTATGATATTAATTTTGTGGCCCTGTATGTGGATGACGAACAGATACCAACCAAACCTCTGCAGCCAGACTTTGAGGCTGGACGCCGTGCAAGAGAATACATGAATCTGGTACAGACAGCAGGCACACACATGAAAGATTGTTCTCTATTAATTGACCATGAGGAGTTTGAGCTGGGTTACACCTTGTTTGCCTTTGATCTCTCTCCTGACCAGGAATGTGCCGACCACTATTCACTGATTAAAACAGGGAACCTCAGAGCAGAAATACGTTTTGGGAAGGCTTTGATGGCTGTTGTCAATCTGATCGTGTATGGGGTTTTTGACAACGTCATAGAGATAAATCAGATGCGAAACGTTCTGTTTGATTAA